The Arachis hypogaea cultivar Tifrunner chromosome 16, arahy.Tifrunner.gnm2.J5K5, whole genome shotgun sequence genome contains a region encoding:
- the LOC112758903 gene encoding eukaryotic translation initiation factor 3 subunit A, with translation MTSFLKPENALKRAEELINVGQKQDALQTLHDLITSKRYRAWQKTLERIMFKYVELCVDMRKGRFAKDGLIQYRIICQQVNVSSLEEVIKHFMHLSTEKAEQARSQAQALEEALDVDDLEADKRPEDLMLSYVSGEKGKDRSDRELVTPWFKFLWETYRTVLEILRNNSKLETLYAMTAHRAFQFCKQYKRTTEFRRLCEIIRNHLANLNKYRDQRDRPDLSAPESLQLYLDTRFEQLKIATELELWQEAFRSVEDIHGLMCLVKKTPKPSLMVVYYAKLTEIFWIGSSHLYHAYAWFRLFLLQKSFNKNLSQKDLQLIASSVVLAALSVPPHDRTHGASHLELEHEKERNLRMSNLIGFNMETKPESREMLSRSSLLAELASKGVMSCVTQEVKDIYNIFEHEFLPSDLAVKVQPLLAKISKLGGKLSTASSVPEVQLSQYVPALEKLATLRLLQQVSNVYQSMKIETLSGMIPFFDFSVVEKISVDAVKQKFLSMKVDHMRNVVIFCKMSLESDGLRDHLANFAEHLNKARQMIYPAEKKPSKIGALLPTLTEVVAKEHKRLLARKSIIEKRKEEQERQLLEMEREEESKRLRVQKMNEEAEKLRVATEFEQRKNERLRQEIEEREKEETKALYEEAEKKFKNYKGKKPLIEGDKITKQTLMELTLNEQLRERQEMEKKLQKLAKTMDYLERAKREEAAPLIHAAYVKRQEEEKILHEHEQQQEIELSRQRHEGDLKEKERLARMIGNKEIYQEKVVSRRQAEFDRLRKETEERISRILQSRKQDRERLRKWKYYLNVEEERQQKLREEEEARKREEAERRRKEEAERLAKLEEIAEKQRQRERELEEKERQRREALLGRGAEPASRPTESLARPLESGSAAPAAAAAAAAPAPGKYVPRFRREKPDGAAAPPETDRWSNSSSRPDGDRWGRGEDRRSAFGSGVGSRSSSTWSSSRNPR, from the exons ATGACTTCGTTCCTGAAGCCTGAGAATGCCCTCAAAAGGGCTGAAG AATTGATCAATGTTGGGCAGAAGCAGGATGCTCTGCAGACACTGCACGACCTTATTACCTCGAAAAGGTACAGGGCATGGCAGAAGACCCTCGAAAGGATTATGTTCAAGTATGTGGAACTCTGTGTAGACATGCGCAAGGGACGGTTTGCAAAGGACGGGCTCATTCAGTACCGTATCATATGCCAGCAAGTGAATGTTAGCTCCCTGGAGGAGGTTATCAAGCACTTCATGCACCTATCCACTGAAAAAGCTGAACAAGCCCGTAGCCAGGCACAGGCATTGGAAGAAGCTCTTGATGTCGATGATTTAGAGGCTGATAAAAGGCCAGAGGACTTGATGCTGAGCTATGTCAGTGGGGAGAAAGGAAAGGACAGATCTGATCGGGAGCTTGTTACCCCTTGGTTTAAATTTCTTTGGGAAACATATAGGACTGTGCTTGAAATATTGCGCAACAACTCAAAGCTGGAAACTTTATATGCT ATGACTGCTCATCGGGCTTTTCAGTTTTGTAAGCAATATAAGCGAACCACAGAGTTCCGCAGACTATGTGAAATCATAAGAAACCATTTGGCCAATCTTAATAAGTATCGTGATCAACGAGACAGACCAGATCTTTCAGCTCCTGAGAGCTTGCAACTGTATCTGGATACAAGATTTGAGCAGCTGAAAATTGCAACAGAACTCGAACTTTGGCAG GAAGCTTTTAGATCTGTTGAAGATATACATGGACTGATGTGCTTGGTCAAGAAGACGCCGAAGCCGTCTTTGATGGTTGTTTACTATGCTAAGTTGACAGAAATATTTTGGATAGGCTCAAGTCATCTATATCATGCATATGCATGGTTCAGGCTATTTTTATTGCAAAAGAGTTTCAATAAGAATCTGAGTCAGAAGGATTTGCAATTAATAGCTTCATCAGTTGTTCTAGCTGCACTTTCAGTGCCTCCTCATGATCGCACTCATGGAGCATCTCATTTGGAACTGgagcatgaaaaagaaagaaatttgaGGATGTCTAATCTTATTGGGTTTAATATGGAAACTAAACCTGAAAGCAGAGAAATG CTCTCAAGATCATCACTTCTTGCTGAACTG GCATCCAAGGGCGTGATGTCTTGTGTAACTCAGGAAGTGAAGGATATTTACAACATTTTTGAACATGAATTCCTTCCTTCAGATCTTGCAGTTAAGGTGCAGCCCTTGTTGGCTAAAATATCAAAGTTAGGGGGTAAGCTTTCCACTGCTTCATCTGTCCCAGAGGTGCAGCTGTCTCAATATGTCCCTGCACTAGAAAAGTTAGCTACCTTGAGGTTGCTCCAGCAG GTGTCTAATGTGTACCAGAGTATGAAGATTGAGACCTTATCTGGCATGATCCcattttttgatttttctgttgTGGAGAAGATTTCTGTTGATGCTGTTAAACAGAAGTTTCTTTCAATGAAAGTTGACCACATGAGAAATGTTGTAATTTTCTGCAAAATG AGTCTTGAGTCTGATGGCTTACGGGACCACTTGGCAAATTTTGCTGAACATTTGAATAAGGCTAGACAGATGATTTATCCTGCTGAAAAAAAACCTTCGAAAATTGGAGCTTTGCTTCCAACTTTGACCGAGGTTGTTGCCAAGGAACATAAACGGCTTCTAGCTCGAAAATCTATTAttgagaagaggaaagaagaacaAGAGCGGCAGCTTCTGGAAATG GAGCGTGAGGAAGAATCAAAGAGGTTAAGAGTGCAGAAAATGAATGAAGAGGCTGAAAAATTGAGAGTTGCAACTGAATTTGAGCAGAGGAAAAATGAGAGGCTCCGCCAAGAGATAGaggaaagagaaaaggaagaaactAAAGCTTTGTATGAGGAAGctgagaaaaaatttaaaaactataaGGGGAAAAAGCCACTTATTGAGGGG GATAAAATTACCAAGCAAACCTTGATGGAATTGACTTTGAATGAACAACTCCGAGAAAGACAGGAAATGGAGAAAAAACTCCAAAAACTGGCAAAAACCATGGATTATTTGGAAAGGGCAAAAAGGGAAGAGGCTGCTCCCTTGATTCATGCTGCATATGTAAAGCGCCAAGAGGAAGAGAAGATTCTTCATGAGCATGAGCAGCAG CAAGAGATTGAATTGAGTAGACAACGTCATGAAGGAGATCTCAAGGAGAAGGAGAGGCTTGCCAGAATGATTGGCAATAAA GAGATATATCAAGAGAAAGTTGTTAGTCGACGCCAGGCTGAATTtgatagattgaggaaggaaACGGAGGAGCGGATCTCTAGGATATTACAGTCCAGGAAACAGGACAGGGAAAGGTTGAGGAAGTGGAAGTATTATCTGAATGTGGAAGAAGAGAGGCAGCAAAAGTTGCGCGAGGAGGAAGAAGCAAGGAAGCGCGAAG AGGCTGAGAGGCGAAGGAAGGAGGAGGCTGAACGTTTAGCAAAATTGGAAGAGATAGCAGAGAAACAGAGGCAAAGAGAGCGGGAactggaagaaaaggaaagacaaaGAAGAGAGGCATTGTTGGGAAGAGGTGCCGAGCCAGCTTCAAGGCCTACTGAGAGTCTTGCACGCCCACTCGAGTCTGGATCTGCTGCTCCTGCTGCAGCTGCCGCTGCTGCTGCACCAGCCCCAGGGAAGTATGTCCCTAGGTTCCGCCGTGAGAAACCTGATGGTGCAGCTGCTCCTCCTGAAACAGACCGCTGGAGTAACAGTAGCAGCCGGCCAGATGGTGACAGGTGGGGTCGTGGTGAAGATCGCAGATCAGCATTTGGTTCTGGTGTGGGTTCTAGGTCATCTTCAACCTGGTCATCCTCGAGGAACCCTCGTTAA
- the LOC112758904 gene encoding organelle RRM domain-containing protein 2, mitochondrial produces the protein MMAFFSGAQRFLRQSSSVVASHFTSTRFTSTLTSPKLFVSGLSRLTTDEKLTEAFSPFGQLLEAKVIMDRASGRSKGYAFVTYATIEDAEKARAGMNAKFIDGWVIFVDPAKPREPRPPQQPQSQPSGAGFTVNKTIGWCG, from the exons ATGATGGCGTTCTTCAGTGGAGCTCAACGATTTCTTCGCCAGTCTTCTTCAGTTGTGGCCTCCCACTTCACCTCTACTCGTTTCACTTCGACTCTtacttccccaaaactcttcgtCAGCG GTCTTTCAAGACTGACAACAGATGAAAAACTTACTGAAGCGTTTTCTCCTTTCGGGCAGCTGCTTGAAG CAAAGGTTATAATGGATAGAGCCTCTGGACGGTCAAAGGGATACGCATTTGTAACTTATGCGACCATAGAAGATGCTGAAAAGGCGAGAGCCGGAATGAATGCTAAATTTATTGATGGATGGGTTATATTTGTTGATCCTGCCAAACCAAGAGAGCCTAGACCTCCTCAGCAGCCACAGTCTCAGCCCTCTGGAGCTGGTTTCACGGTTAACAAGACAATTGGATGGTGTGGTTGA
- the LOC112758906 gene encoding uncharacterized protein isoform X1, translating into MDTHTPVNAVHNNAISELESRFSEVLHIQGNQKSEHASEGNDICNKAEEKRCEGFSQKQTKLDVKCLKKSPTFPVSKIMVPSSSSDEDVDVSSPESSHDQSPLQQTYSRSLTFPLCLQAPRKLISAMKGSREKNNGGSPTKLTVKWAPDVYDPVPSLVSHTVRSRKQPKSRKKKAEKKNGKKGQKSSSSPRGSSSKDKRHFRKLGGTSDLSYKSPDPRDNVIEVNQVMEGSTEFDALDVRSQDSYCGTSFLKTSVTEVHFSLTEAQ; encoded by the exons ATGGACACACACACTCCTGTCAATGCTGTGCACAACAACGCCATAAGTGAACTTGAAAGTAGGTTTAGTGAAGTATTACATATTCAAGGCAATCAGAAATCTGAACATGCATCCGAGGGGAATGATATCTGTAATAAGGCAGAGGAAAAAAGATGTGAAGGTTTTAGCCAGAAACAAACAAAACTAGATGTCAAGTGCTTGAAAAAAAGTCCAACTTTTCCAGTTTCTAAGATAATGGTGCCTTCAAGTTCTTCTGACGAGGATGTTGATGTATCATCTCCAGAATCATCACATGATCAGTCTCCTCTGCAGCAAACCTATTCACGATCATTAACTTTTCCT CTGTGTCTTCAGGCTCCTCGGAAGCTTATATCAGCCATGAAAGGTAGCCGTGAGAAGAACAATGGTGGATCACCAACAAAATTGACTGTAAAATGGGCACCAGATGTTTATGATCCAGTACCTTCATTAGTCTCTCACACAGTCAGAAGTAGGAAGCAGCCGAAATCCAGGAAGAAGAAGGCTGAAAAGAAGAATGGGAAGAAGGGTCAGAAGAGCAGCAGTTCGCCGCGGGGGAGCAGCAGCAAAGATAAGAGGCATTTTCGAAAGCTTGGTGGAACTTCTGATCTGAGCTATAAATCGCCGGACCCTCGTGACAATGTGATTGAAGTGAATCAAGTGATGGAAGGTTCTACCGAATTTGATGCGCTGGATGTTCGTAGCCAAGACTCCTACTGTGGAACCAGTTTCTTGAAAACATCCGTTACGGAAGTGCACTTCTCCCTCACAGAAGCGCAATGA
- the LOC112758906 gene encoding uncharacterized protein isoform X2, whose product MDTHTPVNAVHNNAISELESRFSEVLHIQGNQKSEHASEGNDICNKAEEKRCEGFSQKQTKLDVKCLKKSPTFPVSKIMVPSSSSDEDVDVSSPESSHDQSPLQQTYSRSLTFPAPRKLISAMKGSREKNNGGSPTKLTVKWAPDVYDPVPSLVSHTVRSRKQPKSRKKKAEKKNGKKGQKSSSSPRGSSSKDKRHFRKLGGTSDLSYKSPDPRDNVIEVNQVMEGSTEFDALDVRSQDSYCGTSFLKTSVTEVHFSLTEAQ is encoded by the exons ATGGACACACACACTCCTGTCAATGCTGTGCACAACAACGCCATAAGTGAACTTGAAAGTAGGTTTAGTGAAGTATTACATATTCAAGGCAATCAGAAATCTGAACATGCATCCGAGGGGAATGATATCTGTAATAAGGCAGAGGAAAAAAGATGTGAAGGTTTTAGCCAGAAACAAACAAAACTAGATGTCAAGTGCTTGAAAAAAAGTCCAACTTTTCCAGTTTCTAAGATAATGGTGCCTTCAAGTTCTTCTGACGAGGATGTTGATGTATCATCTCCAGAATCATCACATGATCAGTCTCCTCTGCAGCAAACCTATTCACGATCATTAACTTTTCCT GCTCCTCGGAAGCTTATATCAGCCATGAAAGGTAGCCGTGAGAAGAACAATGGTGGATCACCAACAAAATTGACTGTAAAATGGGCACCAGATGTTTATGATCCAGTACCTTCATTAGTCTCTCACACAGTCAGAAGTAGGAAGCAGCCGAAATCCAGGAAGAAGAAGGCTGAAAAGAAGAATGGGAAGAAGGGTCAGAAGAGCAGCAGTTCGCCGCGGGGGAGCAGCAGCAAAGATAAGAGGCATTTTCGAAAGCTTGGTGGAACTTCTGATCTGAGCTATAAATCGCCGGACCCTCGTGACAATGTGATTGAAGTGAATCAAGTGATGGAAGGTTCTACCGAATTTGATGCGCTGGATGTTCGTAGCCAAGACTCCTACTGTGGAACCAGTTTCTTGAAAACATCCGTTACGGAAGTGCACTTCTCCCTCACAGAAGCGCAATGA